A region of Ochotona princeps isolate mOchPri1 chromosome 2, mOchPri1.hap1, whole genome shotgun sequence DNA encodes the following proteins:
- the SFPQ gene encoding splicing factor, proline- and glutamine-rich, translated as MSRDRFRSRGGGGGGFHRRGGGGGRGGLHDFRSPPPGMGLNQNRGPMGPGPGGPKPPIPPPPPHQQQQPPQPQPQPPPQQQPPPQQPPPPHPQAHPQQQPPPPPQQQDSSKPVVPQGPGPAPGVGTAPPASGTAPPATPPATGAPPGPGPTPTPPPAVTAAPPGAPPPAPPTSGVPTTPPQTGGPPPPPPPAAGPVPGPGPKPGPGPGGPKGGKMPGGPKPGGGPGLSTPGVHPKPPHRGGGEPRGGRQHHPPYHQQHHQGPPPGGPGGRSEEKISDSEGFKANLSLLRRPGEKTYTQRCRLFVGNLPADITEDEFKRLFAKYGEPGEVFINKGKGFGFIKLESRALAEIAKAELDDTPMRGRQLRVRFATHAAALSVRNLSPYVSNELLEEAFSQFGPIERAVVIVDDRGRSTGKGIVEFASKPAARKAFERCSEGVFLLTTTPRPVIVEPLEQLDDEDGLPEKLAQKNPMYQKERETPPRFAQHGTFEYEYSQRWKSLDEMEKQQREQVEKNMKDAKDKLESEMEDAYHEHQANLLRQDLMRRQEELRRMEELHNQEMQKRKEMQLRQEEERRRREEEMMIRQREMEEQMRRQREESYSRMGYMDPRERDMRMGGGGAMNMGDPYGSGGQKFPPLGGGGGIGYEANPGVPPATMSGSMMGSDMRTERFGQGGAGPVGGQGPRGMGPGTPAGYGRGREEYEGPNKKPRF; from the exons ATGTCTCGGGACCGGTTCCGGAGtcgcggcggcggcggtggcggcttCCACCGGCGCGGAGGAGGCGGTGGCCGCGGTGGCCTCCACGACTTCCGCTCCCCGCCGCCCGGCATGGGCCTCAACCAGAACCGTGGTCCGATGGGTCCCGGCCCTGGCGGCCCTAAGCCCCCGATCCCGCCGCCGCCTccgcaccagcagcagcagccgccgcagccgcagccccagcccccGCCGCAGCAGCAACCTCCTCCACAGCAGCCTCCGCCGCCGCATCCACAAGCGCATccgcagcagcagccgccgccgccgccgcagcagcAGGACTCGTCCAAGCCCGTCGTGCCGCAGGGACCCGGGCCGGCTCCCGGGGTCGGGACGGCGCCGCCGGCCTCGGGCACGGCTCCACCGGCCACGCCGCCAGCCACCGGCGCCCCTCCGGGGCCGGGGCCCACCCCGACGCCGCCGCCCGCCGTGACCGCCGCCCCGCCGGGGGCGCCCCCGCCGGCCCCGCCGACCAGCGGCGTCCCGACCACTCCCCCGCAGACCGGGGGCCCGCCGCCGCCACCCCCGCCGGCCGCCGGCCCTGTCCCGGGGCCAGGGCCCAAGCCGGGTCCCGGACCCGGAGGCCCGAAAGGCGGCAAGATGCCCGGAGGCCCCAAGCCCGGCGGCGGCCCTGGCCTGAGCACGCCCGGCGTGCACCCGAAGCCTCCGCACCGGGGCGGCGGGGAGCCTCGCGGGGGCCGCCAGCATCACCCGCCCTaccaccagcagcaccaccaggGGCCTCCGCCCGGCGGGCCCGGCGGCCGCAGCGAGGAGAAAATCTCGGACTCGGAG GGGTTCAAAGCTAACTTGTCTCTGCTGAGGAGGCCTGGAGAGAAAACTTACACTCAGCGTTGTCGATTGTTCGTTGGGAACCTACCCGCTGATATCACTGAGGACGAGTTCAAAAGGTTGTTTGCTAAATACGGAGAGCCTGGAGAAGTTTTTATCAACAAAGGCAAAGGATTCGGATTTATTAAACTT GAATCTAGAGCTCTGGCCGAGATTGCCAAAGCTGAACTTGATGATACGCCCATGAGGGGTAGACAGCTTCGGGTTCGCTTTGCCACACATGCTGCCGCCCTTTCTGTTCGTAATCTGTCTCCGTATGTTTCCAATGAACTGTTGGAAGAAGCCTTTAGCCAGTTTGGGCCGATTGAGAGGGCTGTTGTAATTGTGGATGATCGTGGAAGATCTACAGGGAAAGGTATCGTGGAATTTGCTTCAAAGCCAGCAGCAAGAAAAGCCTTCGAACGATGCAGCGAAGGGGTGTTCCTGCTGACAAC GACTCCGCGTCCAGTCATTGTGGAGCCACTGGAACAGTTAGACGATGAGGACGGCCTTCCCgagaagctggctcagaagaatCCCATGTATCAAAA GGAGAGAGAAACTCCTCCTCGCTTTGCTCAGCATGGCACATTTGAGTATGAGTACTCCCAGCGATGGAAGTCTCTGGATGAAATGGAGAAACAGCAGAGAGAACaagttgaaaaaaatatgaaggaTGCAAAGGATAAATTGGAGAGTGAGATGGAAGATGCTTACCATGAGCATCAGGCGAATCTTTTGCGCCAAG ATCTAATGAGACGCCAGGAAGAATTAAGACGTATGGAAGAGCTTCACAATCAAGAAATGCAGAAGCGTAAAGAAATGCAATTGAG GCAAGAGGAAGAACGACGTAGAAGGGAAGAGGAGATGATGATCCGTCAACGGGAGATGGAAGAACAAATGAGACGCCAAAGAGAGGAAAGTTACAGCCGTATGGGTTACATGGACCCA agagaaagagacatgagaatgggaggtggaggagcAATGAACATGGGAG ATCCCTATGGTTCAGGAGGCCAGAAATTTCCACCtctaggtggtggtggtggcataGGTTACGAAGCTAACCCTGGAGTTCCACCAGCAACCATGAGTGGTTCCATGATGGGAAGCGACATG CGTACTGAGCGCTTTGGGCAGGGAGGTGCGGGGCCTGTGGGTGGACAGGGTCCTAGAGGAAtggggcctggaactccagcagGATATGGTAGAGGCAGAGAAGAGTATGAAGGCCCCAACAAAAAGCCCCGCTTTTAG